From the Ruminiclostridium josui JCM 17888 genome, one window contains:
- a CDS encoding DUF1848 domain-containing protein has translation MIVSASRRTDIPAYYSDWFFNRIKEKYVLVRNPMNIHQVSKINLSPDVVDCIVFWTKNPKPIINRLNELETYNYYFQFTITSYSNDVEENLPSKNNEIIKTFKTLSDIVGPEKVIWRYDPIFINNKYTLDYHINYFEKLAKHLDNYTRTCTISFLDFYSKIKSNIKTLQVQPAQLSEKRLIAESFSKIAKNHNISINTCAEDINLNDLGITHAKCIDDKLISKIVGCPIEVGKDKNQRLECGCVASIDIGLYNTCLNGCKYCYANHSLNTVKKNYDNYDSKSPLLCSKLSANDIISIREVKSFINSQLNLIGET, from the coding sequence ATGATTGTAAGTGCAAGTAGAAGGACTGACATACCAGCGTATTATTCAGATTGGTTCTTTAATAGAATAAAAGAAAAATACGTTCTAGTCAGAAATCCAATGAATATACATCAGGTCAGCAAAATAAATTTATCACCAGATGTTGTAGATTGTATTGTTTTTTGGACTAAAAATCCTAAACCAATTATAAACAGACTTAATGAACTGGAAACTTATAATTACTATTTTCAGTTTACTATTACTTCATACAGTAATGATGTTGAAGAAAATTTACCATCTAAAAATAATGAGATAATTAAAACTTTTAAAACTTTATCCGATATAGTAGGTCCTGAAAAAGTTATATGGAGATATGATCCGATTTTTATTAATAACAAATATACATTAGATTACCATATTAATTATTTTGAAAAATTGGCAAAACATTTAGATAATTATACAAGAACGTGTACAATCAGCTTTTTAGATTTCTATAGTAAAATAAAAAGCAATATTAAAACCCTTCAAGTTCAACCTGCTCAATTGTCTGAAAAAAGACTTATTGCAGAAAGCTTTTCAAAAATAGCTAAAAATCATAATATATCAATAAATACATGTGCCGAAGATATTAACCTTAATGACTTAGGTATAACACATGCGAAATGTATTGATGATAAGCTAATTTCAAAAATTGTTGGGTGCCCTATAGAAGTTGGTAAGGACAAAAATCAAAGGCTAGAATGTGGCTGTGTAGCAAGCATTGATATTGGATTATATAATACTTGCCTTAATGGTTGTAAATATTGCTATGCAAATCATAGCTTAAATACTGTCAAAAAGAATTATGATAACTATGATTCAAAATCACCACTGTTGTGTAGTAAACTCAGTGCCAATGATATTATAAGTATTAGAGAAGTAAAATCTTTTATAAATTCTCAATTAAACCTAATTGGGGAAACTTAA
- a CDS encoding MFS transporter — protein sequence MSSSDNINNKSEKNISVLWSRAFIFLIAVSLITATGFNMVYTVISKYSMDIQNSLAMAGVISGIFSVAALVMRPFAGMMADFFNKKYLCIGANVVIGLSVIGYFFSSSIPVLFFFRVLHGVAFGVSSTVNIALATRFIPKERLGEGIGYYGIGQVVASIIGPNLGIYVVDKYGFQTLFIVITLLSFLGAALLLCLKYPAEENKMENVRARSKLTIDALIAKEGIIYAIIGGMFSFGNGVVSSFLILLGKERNIANVGIFFSVGAVVVFLLRLFVGRIVDKTGLAIIVNISLIVSAISMVLIGVAPTLGLLIVASVLKSIGQGGGQVSLQSESIKRVSPSRVGVATSTYYIGADIGQGLGPIIGGGISQYFNYTVMFMVCSVLLLVSMVVFNVYQRKIRYSVDGEVQQTAE from the coding sequence ATGTCTTCTTCTGACAATATAAATAATAAGAGTGAAAAAAATATAAGCGTATTGTGGAGCAGAGCTTTTATTTTTTTGATTGCTGTAAGCCTTATAACTGCTACTGGTTTTAATATGGTTTATACCGTCATTTCTAAATATTCAATGGATATTCAGAACTCATTAGCTATGGCAGGTGTGATATCTGGAATTTTTTCTGTTGCGGCACTAGTTATGCGTCCATTTGCGGGAATGATGGCAGATTTTTTTAATAAAAAGTACCTGTGCATTGGGGCAAACGTAGTTATTGGATTATCAGTTATAGGATACTTTTTTTCTTCAAGTATTCCGGTGCTTTTTTTCTTTAGGGTGCTTCATGGAGTTGCCTTTGGTGTCAGTAGTACAGTAAATATTGCTCTTGCTACCAGGTTTATTCCCAAGGAGCGTTTGGGGGAAGGGATAGGCTACTATGGAATTGGGCAGGTAGTGGCATCTATTATTGGGCCCAATTTAGGGATATACGTGGTTGACAAGTACGGGTTCCAGACGTTGTTTATTGTTATTACTTTGTTGTCATTTTTAGGAGCTGCATTGCTGCTGTGTTTAAAGTATCCAGCTGAGGAAAACAAGATGGAAAATGTAAGGGCAAGAAGTAAGCTGACTATTGATGCATTAATTGCTAAAGAGGGTATTATTTATGCCATAATTGGTGGTATGTTTTCTTTTGGAAACGGGGTGGTAAGTTCCTTCTTAATTCTTTTAGGAAAAGAAAGAAACATTGCAAATGTTGGGATATTCTTTTCGGTAGGGGCAGTTGTAGTTTTTCTTTTACGGTTGTTTGTAGGGAGGATAGTTGATAAAACAGGCTTGGCTATAATAGTTAATATTTCACTTATAGTTTCAGCGATTTCCATGGTATTGATAGGAGTTGCACCCACTCTCGGACTGCTGATAGTCGCATCCGTATTAAAATCTATCGGGCAAGGCGGCGGTCAGGTATCACTTCAGTCGGAGAGTATCAAGAGAGTAAGTCCAAGCAGGGTAGGTGTTGCAACCAGTACGTATTATATTGGGGCTGATATAGGGCAGGGATTGGGGCCTATTATTGGGGGAGGAATTTCTCAATATTTTAATTACACTGTAATGTTTATGGTGTGTTCTGTGCTTTTGCTGGTTTCAATGGTAGTTTTCAATGTTTATCAGAGAAAAATAAGATATAGTGTAGATGGCGAAGTTCAACAAACTGCAGAATAA
- a CDS encoding IS110 family transposase: MNFRPIAGIDVGKFFSEMAILSPSNEVIARMKIHHDSSSDVERVVELLKKTEKDFDSRPFVVMESTGHYHKILFHSLCKAGLEVSIINPIQTDSIKNIGIRKVKNDKADARKIALLYRFQELKTTNIPDEDIECLRSLCRQYYKLSDELTAYKNRLTGIVDQLMLNFKDVFPNIFSKAALAVLEKYPTPAHILKANRNKLIALIQKNSRRSLKWSTAKYNLLVSKAREFAPLTVHNSSNIAMLGVYISMIRTLEDNLAKVLKTIHLLIAEDMAKDMPMLALTLELFQSLPGIGLLTAATILAEIGDFSAFSKPGKLVAYFGIDPSVMQSGEFTGTRNKMSKRGSRLLRRVLFTTALANIRTKRNKEACNPVLLEFYKQKCQSKPKKVALGAVMRKIIIYIFAVLRDRKPYQLRSPQEHAQILAAKHIAA; this comes from the coding sequence ATGAATTTCAGACCTATTGCAGGAATCGATGTAGGTAAATTCTTCAGTGAGATGGCAATTCTTTCTCCATCCAATGAAGTGATTGCCCGCATGAAGATCCACCATGATTCCAGTTCTGACGTTGAAAGAGTCGTTGAATTACTGAAAAAAACGGAAAAGGACTTTGATTCTAGGCCTTTCGTCGTCATGGAATCCACCGGGCACTATCACAAAATCCTTTTCCATTCACTTTGTAAAGCTGGATTGGAGGTCTCCATCATAAACCCCATCCAGACTGATTCTATCAAAAATATTGGAATCAGAAAAGTGAAAAATGATAAAGCTGATGCCCGGAAAATTGCCCTGCTATACAGATTTCAGGAGCTTAAAACTACTAATATCCCCGATGAGGATATTGAATGCCTGCGAAGTCTTTGCCGACAGTACTACAAGCTCTCTGACGAACTTACTGCCTACAAAAACAGGCTTACGGGTATTGTTGACCAACTCATGTTAAACTTCAAGGATGTATTCCCCAACATCTTTTCAAAGGCTGCTCTTGCAGTATTGGAGAAATATCCTACGCCTGCGCATATTCTTAAAGCGAACAGGAACAAGTTGATTGCACTGATCCAGAAGAATTCTCGCAGAAGCCTTAAGTGGTCAACTGCAAAGTATAATCTTTTGGTCTCCAAAGCCAGAGAGTTTGCGCCTTTGACTGTTCATAATTCCTCGAACATTGCTATGCTGGGTGTCTACATATCCATGATCAGAACTCTGGAAGATAACTTGGCGAAGGTCCTAAAAACCATTCATCTATTGATCGCTGAAGATATGGCAAAGGATATGCCCATGCTAGCATTAACTCTTGAACTTTTTCAGAGCCTGCCAGGTATTGGCCTTCTTACTGCTGCCACCATTCTAGCAGAAATCGGCGATTTTTCCGCTTTCTCTAAGCCGGGAAAACTGGTTGCTTACTTTGGCATTGACCCCTCTGTGATGCAATCCGGAGAATTTACCGGCACACGGAATAAAATGTCCAAGAGAGGTTCCAGGCTACTTCGCAGGGTTCTTTTTACAACTGCTCTTGCCAATATCCGAACTAAGCGGAATAAAGAGGCTTGCAACCCTGTATTACTTGAATTCTACAAGCAAAAATGCCAGAGTAAACCTAAGAAGGTAGCTTTGGGAGCAGTTATGCGTAAGATCATCATTTACATCTTTGCTGTTCTAAGGGACAGAAAACCGTACCAGTTACGCAGTCCTCAGGAACATGCTCAGATATTAGCAGCAAAGCATATAGCAGCTTAG
- a CDS encoding sugar-binding protein — protein MGKKKSLKRFITALAVFSMVFTNFIGSWSGVSAAAAKGNPAFKQTTKELTVGQTFTLDIINKQSGATYQWSSSNKKIATVTQKGVVKAVSAGTATISCKITKNKKSTTIKAKIVVKKAAPKPAPQPAKVPVDKNGFDSKGRMVAYFGSPVIDGKVDGAWSKAQVVTPKFVTPNITTKATFKALWDDNALYILAEVKDKSLSVKSDTPYMQDSMEIFLDENNDKTQEYGLDDLHFRVNCENSQSVDTGDIARFYTATTKVKDGYIVEARVAFKTKPANNKVMGIELQINEAKDTERLGTINVFDSTGSAWNDTAKFGEILLTGKANGAVSGLNPYDLIKLIESTQKMDFTLYKNPNIVKDAIKTAQAVLADKKATQKQIDAQYSAIKAAIEKLVLTDEAANEKYFKAVPDKYRIEADKQGTIVSLEYYADNLKNGKDLKKMNVYLPYGYDASDKSKKYNVLYLMHGGGENENLIFGGPGQNKEMKKIIDNMIANGDIEPLIVVTPTFYGGKDDTALFHEELIKNVVPLVETTYNTYAKSASLEDLKASREHRAFGGFSMGSVTTWYTFIHCLDYFKYYMPLSGDCWILGEKAGSEKATLTAEYLAKVAKDSGYTPQDYYLFCATGSLDIAYPNLKPQIDAMKELKDTFIYSSDTKKGNFYFIVSDGGTHAWNWVNQYIYDILPDLFK, from the coding sequence ATGGGCAAGAAAAAATCACTAAAGCGCTTTATTACTGCGCTAGCTGTTTTCTCTATGGTATTTACGAACTTTATCGGTTCTTGGTCCGGGGTCTCTGCAGCTGCCGCAAAAGGTAATCCTGCGTTTAAGCAAACAACTAAGGAACTGACAGTTGGGCAAACCTTTACTTTGGATATTATCAATAAGCAGTCAGGTGCAACTTACCAATGGAGCAGCAGTAATAAAAAAATAGCTACAGTAACTCAGAAAGGGGTTGTTAAGGCAGTCTCAGCTGGTACTGCAACAATTTCCTGCAAAATAACAAAAAATAAAAAGTCTACTACTATAAAGGCAAAAATTGTTGTTAAAAAGGCAGCTCCTAAACCTGCCCCACAACCAGCAAAAGTACCGGTTGATAAAAATGGATTTGATTCAAAAGGAAGAATGGTTGCTTATTTTGGCTCACCCGTTATTGACGGTAAAGTGGATGGCGCTTGGAGCAAAGCACAAGTAGTTACACCGAAATTTGTAACACCTAATATAACTACAAAAGCTACCTTTAAAGCCTTATGGGATGATAATGCTTTATATATACTTGCAGAAGTAAAAGATAAATCCTTAAGCGTAAAATCTGATACACCATATATGCAAGATTCTATGGAAATCTTCTTGGATGAAAATAACGATAAGACTCAAGAATATGGTCTTGATGATTTACACTTTAGAGTTAATTGTGAAAATTCACAATCTGTGGATACCGGAGATATTGCTAGATTCTACACGGCTACAACTAAAGTAAAGGACGGATATATAGTAGAAGCAAGAGTTGCATTTAAAACAAAACCGGCAAACAACAAGGTAATGGGAATAGAATTACAGATTAACGAAGCAAAAGATACGGAGAGATTGGGTACTATTAACGTTTTTGATTCTACAGGAAGCGCATGGAATGACACTGCCAAATTTGGTGAAATATTGCTTACAGGTAAGGCAAATGGAGCAGTTAGCGGATTAAATCCTTATGATCTTATAAAGTTAATAGAAAGCACTCAAAAAATGGATTTCACACTTTACAAAAATCCTAATATAGTGAAAGATGCTATTAAAACCGCTCAAGCAGTACTTGCTGACAAAAAAGCAACTCAGAAACAAATTGATGCTCAATATTCTGCAATAAAAGCAGCAATCGAAAAATTGGTTCTCACAGATGAAGCTGCAAATGAAAAGTACTTTAAAGCAGTTCCCGACAAGTATAGAATAGAGGCTGATAAACAGGGAACTATTGTTAGCTTGGAATACTACGCAGACAATTTAAAAAATGGAAAAGATCTTAAGAAAATGAATGTATATCTTCCTTACGGTTATGATGCTTCCGATAAAAGCAAAAAGTATAATGTTTTATATTTGATGCACGGCGGTGGTGAGAATGAGAACCTTATTTTTGGAGGACCTGGTCAAAATAAAGAAATGAAGAAAATCATAGACAATATGATTGCAAATGGTGATATTGAACCCCTTATTGTTGTAACACCTACATTTTACGGTGGAAAAGATGATACTGCACTCTTCCATGAAGAATTAATAAAAAATGTTGTTCCTTTGGTAGAAACTACGTATAATACATACGCAAAATCAGCATCTTTAGAAGATTTAAAAGCTTCCAGAGAGCATAGAGCCTTCGGCGGATTCTCTATGGGTTCAGTAACAACCTGGTATACATTCATTCACTGTCTTGACTATTTCAAATACTATATGCCATTAAGCGGAGACTGTTGGATATTAGGTGAAAAAGCAGGAAGCGAAAAAGCAACTCTAACAGCTGAATATCTTGCAAAGGTTGCAAAAGATTCCGGTTATACACCCCAAGATTATTACTTGTTCTGTGCAACAGGCAGCCTGGACATTGCATATCCTAACTTGAAGCCGCAGATAGATGCTATGAAGGAATTAAAAGATACCTTTATTTATTCTTCTGATACAAAGAAAGGAAACTTCTATTTCATAGTAAGCGATGGCGGCACACATGCTTGGAATTGGGTAAATCAGTATATTTATGATATATTACCTGATTTATTTAAATAG
- a CDS encoding LacI family DNA-binding transcriptional regulator translates to MANANIKLIAEKTNLSPGTVSIVLNGRGDKMRISEKTQNRVWEEAKLLGYKPNIYARRLRNQSAGNSAAIIGILWPSVYSSELIVNFFDGIQNSILNDKLNVEVVYKPYQYSEICKMEDIFKNQLFNGVIVVGASDRDVDYLYNINSTMPIILFNRQNDKYATVCVDNYATGEKVSRLLAARGHKNAALICPNLLSRNFSMRRTGFLDGCQKYGITVLPEHIIHETYDSQGGYRSAETLLRSQPLPSALFLLVSGYSHEVYSVLQKNGVRIPEDIEIIGCSDIVSSRILKPSMTVIDLPIQKMVKKSLQLILDMINGYIQEPHNIFEEAYFIFRESCGGFPDSDSVIQK, encoded by the coding sequence ATGGCTAATGCAAATATTAAGTTAATTGCTGAAAAAACAAATCTTTCACCGGGTACTGTATCCATTGTTCTAAATGGACGTGGTGATAAAATGCGCATTTCCGAAAAGACTCAAAACCGGGTATGGGAAGAAGCAAAATTATTAGGCTATAAGCCAAATATATATGCTCGCCGCTTAAGAAATCAATCTGCAGGGAATTCAGCTGCAATTATTGGTATTCTGTGGCCTTCTGTATATTCATCAGAATTAATAGTAAATTTCTTTGATGGAATACAAAATAGCATTTTAAATGACAAATTGAATGTAGAGGTTGTTTATAAGCCTTATCAATATTCGGAAATCTGCAAAATGGAAGATATATTTAAAAATCAGTTATTTAACGGGGTAATAGTTGTTGGAGCCTCTGACCGCGATGTTGATTATCTATATAATATAAATTCTACAATGCCTATAATACTATTTAACAGGCAAAATGATAAATATGCCACCGTGTGTGTTGATAATTATGCTACAGGTGAAAAAGTATCCCGATTACTTGCTGCTAGAGGTCATAAAAATGCAGCTTTAATATGTCCCAATCTTTTATCAAGAAATTTTAGTATGAGAAGAACAGGGTTTTTGGATGGATGTCAAAAATACGGAATTACTGTACTACCTGAGCACATTATCCATGAAACTTATGACTCCCAAGGCGGATACAGAAGTGCAGAAACTCTTTTGAGGTCTCAGCCTCTTCCCTCCGCACTTTTTTTACTTGTCTCCGGATATAGTCACGAAGTATATTCGGTTTTGCAAAAAAATGGTGTTCGTATTCCTGAAGATATAGAAATAATAGGCTGCTCAGATATCGTATCCAGCCGAATTTTAAAACCAAGTATGACTGTCATTGATTTACCAATACAAAAAATGGTAAAAAAGAGCTTGCAGCTTATCCTAGATATGATAAATGGGTATATACAAGAACCACATAATATTTTTGAGGAAGCGTATTTCATATTTCGTGAAAGCTGCGGAGGATTTCCTGACTCCGACTCAGTTATTCAAAAATAA
- the araD gene encoding L-ribulose-5-phosphate 4-epimerase — protein MLEQLKQEVLEANLELPKKGLVTYTWGNVSGIDRECGLIAIKPSGVEYDVMTAEDIVLIDLTGKVVEGKLKPSSDAPTHVALYNAFPEIGGVTHTHSRWATAFAQAGMGIPPYGTTHADYFYGEIPCTREMTKDEIEKDYEANTGAVIIEAFKDLNPNYIPAVLVKNHAPFTWGKSAADAVHNSVVLEEVAMMAIQCRQLNSNVTPMPQVLLDKHFMRKHGPKAYYGQK, from the coding sequence ATGTTGGAACAACTCAAACAGGAAGTGCTGGAAGCAAACTTGGAATTGCCTAAAAAAGGACTCGTAACATATACATGGGGAAATGTAAGCGGTATTGATAGAGAATGCGGACTTATAGCAATAAAACCAAGCGGTGTTGAATATGACGTTATGACCGCTGAAGATATTGTATTAATCGACCTTACAGGTAAAGTGGTGGAAGGTAAATTGAAGCCTTCTTCTGATGCACCCACACATGTTGCTTTGTATAATGCTTTTCCCGAAATAGGAGGTGTAACTCACACTCACTCCAGATGGGCAACTGCTTTTGCACAGGCTGGTATGGGAATTCCTCCTTACGGAACTACTCATGCGGATTACTTTTATGGTGAAATACCATGTACACGAGAAATGACTAAGGATGAGATTGAGAAGGATTATGAAGCAAATACCGGAGCAGTAATTATAGAGGCTTTTAAAGATTTAAATCCTAATTATATTCCTGCTGTACTTGTAAAAAATCATGCACCCTTTACATGGGGGAAAAGTGCAGCTGATGCGGTTCATAATTCTGTTGTCTTAGAAGAAGTAGCTATGATGGCTATTCAGTGCAGACAATTGAATTCTAATGTAACTCCTATGCCGCAAGTGCTGCTAGACAAGCACTTTATGAGAAAGCACGGCCCTAAAGCTTACTACGGGCAAAAATAA
- a CDS encoding xylulokinase, whose amino-acid sequence MTHELNESRNAIINGQTTIGIELGSTRIKTVLIGANNAPIASGSHDWENSYINNIWTYSLEDIWKGVQNSYQEMIIEVKEKFGIGLKTTGAIGFSGMMHGYMVFDKEGSLLTPFRTWRNTITAQASEELTKLFSYPIPQRWSIAHLYQAILNNEEHVSDIDFMTTLAGYIHWKLTGNKVLGVGEASGVFPIDLNTKDFNSSMIKQFNEVNQSRNFSWKLENILPKVLVAGTEAGKLTEEGAKLLDITGELQAGIPLCPPEGDAGTGMVATNSVAVRTGNVSAGTSVFAMVVLEKELSKVYPEIDLVTTPDGSLVGMVHSNNCTSDYDAWMGIFAEAVKALGFDVKKPQLYDTLLGLALQGDPDCGGLLAYGYISGEHITHFEEGRPMVVRSSNSNFNLANFIRVNLFTSLGALKTGLDILFQKEAVKVDSITGHGGFFKTKEVGQKIMAAAFNVTVSVMQTAGEGGAWGIALLASYMINKKDSQSLEDFLKQYVFGESQGETVQPDPKDVNGFNEFMKRYTKGLDIERAAVNSLN is encoded by the coding sequence ATGACGCATGAACTAAATGAAAGCCGAAATGCGATTATTAACGGACAGACTACAATTGGGATTGAACTTGGCTCAACAAGAATAAAAACGGTATTGATAGGTGCAAATAATGCACCTATCGCATCCGGCAGTCATGACTGGGAAAACAGTTATATCAATAACATTTGGACTTACAGCTTAGAGGATATCTGGAAGGGTGTTCAGAACAGCTATCAGGAAATGATTATAGAGGTAAAGGAGAAGTTCGGTATAGGGTTAAAAACCACCGGTGCTATCGGATTTAGCGGAATGATGCATGGGTATATGGTTTTTGACAAGGAGGGAAGCCTTCTGACTCCTTTCAGAACATGGCGTAACACCATAACTGCACAGGCATCTGAAGAACTTACAAAGCTGTTTAGTTATCCAATTCCTCAGAGATGGAGTATTGCTCATCTTTACCAAGCAATACTGAATAATGAAGAGCATGTATCGGATATTGATTTTATGACTACTTTGGCCGGATATATACACTGGAAGTTAACAGGCAATAAGGTTCTTGGTGTCGGAGAGGCATCAGGTGTTTTCCCAATTGATTTAAATACAAAAGACTTTAATTCAAGTATGATTAAGCAGTTTAATGAAGTTAACCAAAGCCGTAATTTTTCATGGAAGCTTGAAAATATCCTTCCAAAGGTTTTGGTTGCGGGTACAGAAGCAGGTAAATTGACAGAAGAAGGGGCAAAGCTCCTTGATATAACCGGTGAACTTCAAGCAGGAATACCTCTTTGTCCTCCAGAGGGTGATGCAGGTACAGGAATGGTTGCAACCAACAGTGTAGCAGTTCGCACAGGAAATGTATCCGCTGGGACTTCAGTTTTTGCAATGGTTGTACTGGAAAAGGAATTATCTAAAGTGTATCCGGAAATTGATTTGGTGACTACACCTGACGGAAGTCTTGTGGGAATGGTTCATTCAAATAACTGTACATCGGATTATGATGCATGGATGGGTATATTTGCTGAGGCAGTTAAGGCTCTGGGCTTTGACGTGAAAAAACCACAGCTATATGATACTCTGCTGGGATTGGCACTTCAAGGTGATCCCGATTGCGGAGGGCTACTTGCCTACGGTTATATTTCAGGTGAACATATTACTCATTTTGAAGAAGGACGTCCGATGGTTGTTCGTTCATCCAATAGTAATTTTAATCTGGCTAACTTTATCAGGGTTAACCTGTTTACATCTCTCGGAGCATTGAAAACCGGTTTGGATATTCTTTTCCAAAAAGAAGCTGTTAAAGTTGATAGTATTACAGGACACGGCGGTTTCTTTAAAACAAAGGAAGTAGGACAGAAGATTATGGCAGCTGCCTTTAATGTTACCGTTTCAGTTATGCAAACTGCGGGTGAAGGCGGTGCATGGGGAATTGCTCTGCTTGCTTCGTATATGATTAATAAAAAAGACTCACAGTCTTTGGAAGATTTTCTTAAACAATATGTGTTTGGGGAAAGTCAAGGTGAGACTGTACAGCCTGATCCAAAAGATGTTAACGGTTTCAACGAGTTTATGAAACGATATACAAAGGGCTTGGACATTGAAAGAGCCGCAGTAAACTCCTTGAACTGA